The Vescimonas coprocola genome includes a window with the following:
- a CDS encoding GntR family transcriptional regulator, producing the protein MEPNTILSESLSLSSDIPLYAQLVGIIKRSISSGALAIGDLLPSEAELCRALNVSRNTVRQAIGELEDEGLVVRKRGKGTFVADPNTNRRGVRYSFTTEVSSLGKTPSSTLVDFGVIVPTRAICEKMELREGTSVYCFTRVRNVDGEPLILETSYYPQFIYPNLTREMVQTHSFYSLLYHVGITPFSAEDTYEAVMLDAPRANLLSVEPGSCAFYHQRRTKTEDGRVYEYTRSYIRGDRVRLDVHMQKSGMTFSRIID; encoded by the coding sequence ATGGAACCCAATACTATTCTCAGTGAATCCCTGTCTCTGAGCAGTGATATCCCTCTCTATGCCCAGCTGGTGGGCATCATCAAGCGCAGCATCTCCTCCGGCGCACTGGCCATCGGCGATCTGCTGCCCTCCGAGGCGGAGCTTTGCCGGGCGCTGAATGTCAGCCGCAACACCGTCCGTCAGGCCATCGGTGAGCTGGAGGATGAGGGCCTCGTGGTCCGCAAGCGGGGCAAGGGTACTTTTGTGGCCGACCCCAACACCAACCGCCGGGGCGTGCGCTATTCCTTCACCACTGAGGTCTCCTCCCTGGGCAAGACCCCCTCCTCCACACTGGTGGACTTCGGCGTTATCGTCCCTACACGGGCCATCTGCGAGAAGATGGAGCTGCGGGAGGGGACGTCGGTCTACTGCTTCACCCGTGTCCGCAATGTGGACGGTGAGCCCCTGATTCTGGAGACGTCCTACTATCCCCAGTTTATCTACCCCAACCTCACCCGTGAGATGGTGCAGACCCACAGCTTTTACAGCCTGCTGTACCATGTGGGCATCACCCCCTTCTCCGCTGAGGATACCTATGAGGCGGTGATGCTGGATGCGCCCCGTGCCAATCTCCTCAGCGTGGAGCCGGGCAGCTGTGCCTTCTATCATCAGCGCCGCACCAAGACCGAGGACGGCCGGGTCTATGAGTACACCCGCAGCTATATCCGGGGCGACCGGGTGCGGCTGGATGTGCATATGCAGAAGAGCGGCATGACCTTCTCCCGCATCATCGACTGA
- a CDS encoding class I SAM-dependent rRNA methyltransferase produces MKAQRPYPQITITPKGEAALVGGHPWVYEGEVTGLSGPVSDGQLVDVISRRGSWLGCGFFNSRSRIRVRVLSRNPNDRFDRAFWRRRIQYAWDYRKTVMGPEDSRCCRVIFGEADGFPGLTVDRFESVLVAQVLCLGMELIKEELFSLLLEVLRSDGQDVVGVYERNDVAIRGLEGMEQGKGWHPVGGEKAPDFTAVDIEENGIRYTVDFENGQKTGFFLDQKYNRQAVAKLARGRTVLDCFTHTGSFALNAARGGAKHVTAVDVSEFAVACARENARRNGLSDVMECVAANVFDLLPQLEQQPKRYDFIILDPPAFTKSRKTTQRAMTGYKEINYRAMRLLPRGGYLATCSCSHFATEELFLKMLRSAAKDAGVQLRQIEARQQCCDHPILWGVEETNYLKFYLFQVV; encoded by the coding sequence ATGAAAGCCCAGCGTCCCTATCCGCAGATCACCATCACCCCCAAGGGGGAGGCCGCTCTGGTGGGCGGACACCCCTGGGTCTATGAGGGGGAGGTCACGGGACTCAGCGGCCCCGTGTCCGACGGACAGCTGGTGGACGTCATCAGCCGCCGGGGCAGTTGGCTGGGCTGCGGCTTTTTCAACAGCCGCTCCCGCATCCGGGTACGGGTGCTGTCCCGGAACCCCAACGACCGGTTCGACCGGGCCTTCTGGCGGCGGCGCATCCAGTACGCATGGGACTATCGCAAGACCGTCATGGGGCCGGAGGACAGCCGCTGCTGCCGGGTGATCTTCGGAGAGGCCGACGGCTTCCCCGGTCTGACGGTGGACCGGTTCGAGAGCGTGCTGGTGGCGCAGGTGCTGTGTCTGGGCATGGAACTCATCAAGGAGGAGCTGTTCTCCCTGCTGCTGGAGGTGCTGCGCTCCGACGGACAGGACGTGGTGGGTGTATATGAGCGCAACGACGTGGCCATCCGTGGTCTGGAGGGCATGGAACAGGGCAAGGGGTGGCATCCTGTGGGCGGTGAAAAGGCTCCGGACTTTACAGCGGTGGATATTGAGGAAAACGGCATCCGCTACACCGTGGACTTTGAAAACGGGCAAAAAACCGGCTTCTTTCTGGATCAGAAGTACAACCGGCAGGCGGTGGCCAAGCTGGCCCGTGGCCGGACGGTGCTGGACTGCTTCACCCACACCGGCTCTTTTGCCCTGAACGCTGCACGGGGCGGAGCCAAGCACGTCACGGCGGTGGACGTGTCGGAGTTCGCCGTGGCGTGTGCCAGAGAAAACGCACGGCGCAACGGACTTTCCGACGTGATGGAGTGCGTGGCGGCCAATGTGTTCGACCTGCTGCCCCAGCTGGAGCAGCAGCCCAAGCGGTACGACTTCATCATTCTGGATCCCCCGGCCTTCACCAAGAGCCGCAAGACCACCCAGCGGGCCATGACCGGCTATAAGGAGATCAACTACCGGGCCATGCGGCTGCTGCCACGGGGCGGCTATCTGGCCACCTGCTCTTGCAGCCACTTCGCCACGGAGGAGCTGTTTTTGAAGATGCTGCGCTCGGCGGCCAAGGATGCCGGGGTGCAGTTGCGGCAGATCGAGGCCCGGCAGCAGTGCTGCGACCACCCCATTCTGTGGGGCGTGGAGGAGACCAATTACCTGAAATTCTATCTGTTTCAGGTGGTTTGA
- a CDS encoding metallophosphoesterase family protein produces MAKILHTADFHLDSAFTALPEEKARLRRQEARQLTDRLVDYANDHGVELLLLAGDLFDSDQLYGQTAQELAQSLARFQGHAVIAPGNHDFYAASSPYARLLWPENVHIFREERLQRLPFPQYGCVVYGAAFASPAAPAGIPGSLDPEDEGLARILLLHGEVGVRDSRYRAMTLKDVEQSGADYLALGHVHAFGGVQQAGRTFWAYPGCPEGRGFDELGDKGFLTGTVEPGQVKLTFVPFARRRYQWLTADVTGVDPLEALRRELPPHPETDIFRMVLTGETEEPPRLDALYDALSPDCFYLELQDRTTRCRDLWEHCGEDTLRGLFLRDLRQRYDAAPAEEKPRLLQAARFGLAALENREL; encoded by the coding sequence ATGGCAAAAATTCTACACACGGCGGACTTCCATCTGGACAGCGCCTTTACCGCCCTGCCGGAGGAGAAGGCCCGGCTGCGCCGCCAGGAGGCACGCCAGCTGACGGACCGGCTGGTGGACTACGCCAATGACCACGGCGTGGAGCTGCTGCTGCTGGCCGGGGATCTCTTTGACTCTGACCAGCTCTACGGCCAGACGGCACAGGAGCTGGCCCAGTCTCTGGCCCGCTTCCAGGGCCACGCCGTCATCGCCCCCGGCAACCACGACTTCTACGCCGCCTCCAGCCCCTACGCCCGGCTGCTGTGGCCGGAAAACGTCCACATCTTCCGGGAGGAGCGGCTCCAGCGACTCCCCTTCCCCCAATACGGCTGCGTGGTATACGGAGCCGCTTTCGCCTCCCCCGCCGCTCCCGCCGGGATCCCCGGCTCTCTTGACCCGGAGGATGAGGGGCTGGCCCGCATCCTGCTGCTCCACGGAGAGGTGGGCGTCCGGGACAGCCGCTACCGGGCCATGACCCTGAAGGACGTGGAGCAGAGCGGCGCCGACTATCTGGCGCTGGGCCACGTCCATGCCTTTGGCGGCGTGCAGCAGGCAGGGCGCACCTTCTGGGCCTATCCCGGCTGCCCGGAGGGCCGAGGCTTCGACGAGCTGGGGGACAAGGGCTTCCTCACCGGCACCGTGGAGCCGGGACAGGTGAAGCTCACCTTCGTTCCCTTTGCCCGCCGCCGGTATCAGTGGCTGACGGCGGATGTCACCGGCGTTGACCCGCTGGAGGCGCTGCGCCGGGAGCTGCCCCCACACCCGGAGACGGACATCTTCCGCATGGTCCTCACCGGCGAGACGGAGGAGCCGCCCCGGCTGGACGCCCTCTATGACGCCCTGTCCCCGGACTGCTTCTATCTGGAGCTACAGGACCGCACCACCCGCTGCCGGGATCTGTGGGAGCACTGCGGAGAGGACACCCTGCGGGGCCTGTTCCTCCGAGACCTGCGCCAGAGATACGACGCCGCACCGGCGGAGGAGAAGCCCCGACTGCTGCAGGCCGCCCGATTCGGCTTGGCGGCACTGGAAAACCGGGAGTTGTAA
- the rplM gene encoding 50S ribosomal protein L13, which yields MSTYMEKKGNVVRKWYVVDAAGKPLGKTAVIVADLLRGKGKPTYTPHADCGDNVIVINAGKAVLTGNKMEQKYYRTHSGWVGGLKETKYRLLMQEKPEVAVRVAVRGMMPRNIVTKDSLKRLHIYAGEQHEHQAQKPELVK from the coding sequence ATGTCCACTTATATGGAAAAAAAGGGCAATGTTGTCCGCAAGTGGTACGTCGTGGATGCCGCCGGTAAGCCCCTGGGCAAGACCGCCGTCATCGTCGCTGACCTGCTGCGTGGTAAGGGCAAGCCCACCTACACTCCCCATGCCGACTGCGGTGACAACGTCATCGTCATCAACGCCGGCAAGGCCGTCCTCACCGGCAACAAGATGGAGCAGAAGTACTACCGCACCCACTCCGGCTGGGTGGGCGGCCTGAAGGAGACCAAGTATCGCCTGCTGATGCAGGAGAAGCCTGAGGTCGCCGTGCGTGTGGCCGTGCGTGGCATGATGCCCCGCAACATCGTCACCAAGGACTCCCTGAAGCGTCTGCACATCTACGCCGGCGAGCAGCATGAGCATCAGGCTCAGAAGCCCGAGCTGGTCAAGTAA
- a CDS encoding DUF2508 family protein has product MGKKVEHPLDILREELQQTNVALKCAYDKFNYVTEPELIEASIYEISALKARYSYLLRCIKEQEPAARSGGRTVSPAAVAASAGKGGPVCPV; this is encoded by the coding sequence ATGGGAAAAAAGGTGGAGCATCCGCTGGATATCCTGCGGGAGGAATTGCAGCAGACCAATGTGGCGCTGAAGTGCGCCTACGATAAGTTCAACTATGTCACGGAGCCGGAGCTGATAGAGGCCAGCATCTACGAGATCAGCGCACTGAAGGCCCGATACAGCTACCTGCTGCGGTGCATCAAGGAACAGGAACCGGCGGCCCGCTCCGGGGGCCGGACGGTATCACCCGCCGCCGTGGCGGCCTCCGCCGGGAAGGGAGGGCCTGTATGTCCGGTATAG
- a CDS encoding SpoIIE family protein phosphatase, producing MKFHLPPPGRRLRRILTLLGQAALCCVLTAARLGGLYAPFSLAAAAAAGPGLPGLLSLLGVTGGALLFLDFQPGLRHAAAAVLLFAAQTAFCDTKLYRRPAFRPLTAALSQLLIQSVYLLYRPLSQWVLCLTASALLAAATALLTAHGTTLRQKGLLYAAALSLALVPVTVEGLFSVGKALLMAELLLLSRRLPPLTAGLAGACAGLAADLVPETPALLLTVAYGCGGALAAFYGRLPRILPAAAFSLPIMALAVLLDVGPPRQLLLSCLAGGAAYLLLPRRWLPPCAERAARADAPGETAKPRRLEQSAAALRSLYDSFFRDTAPAPPENPSVIFDRAAEQVCRSCVLCANCWQQNYNATYNAFNDACPALLRRGTAQPEDFPLYFTARCVHLREFIAAVNEELRLFLLRRQYHRQLSCSRRQAQEQYAQMGDLLAAAAHAPAEEPTVPMGYRVSSALRPKEGQQLCGDQLATVETGGMLYLLLSDGMGSGPEAHREAALTVRLLEQFLRAGIEPAPALKTLNSALALRGETGGAFTTIDLLALRRSTGEATLYKYGAAPSYLKHTAHVTRFTAHSLPAGLQATAEPPEVTRLALPAGSYFVMISDGIADENSDEWLQNLLAGWNGTDVHALTALILSESRSRRGLEDDCAVLAVHLPLPGENRPRQV from the coding sequence ATGAAGTTTCACCTCCCGCCGCCCGGCAGACGGCTCCGCCGCATCCTGACGCTGCTGGGGCAGGCGGCGCTCTGCTGCGTCCTCACCGCTGCCCGGCTGGGAGGACTGTACGCCCCCTTCAGTCTGGCGGCGGCCGCCGCCGCAGGGCCGGGCCTGCCGGGTCTGCTTTCCCTGTTGGGTGTTACCGGCGGAGCGCTGCTGTTTCTGGATTTTCAACCGGGGCTGCGCCATGCCGCCGCTGCCGTGCTGCTTTTCGCCGCCCAGACGGCCTTCTGTGATACGAAGCTCTACCGCCGCCCCGCCTTCCGGCCCCTGACGGCGGCCCTCTCCCAGCTGCTGATCCAGTCGGTGTACCTGCTGTACCGCCCCCTGAGCCAGTGGGTACTGTGTCTGACGGCCTCTGCGCTGCTGGCAGCTGCCACGGCGCTGCTGACCGCCCACGGCACGACCCTCCGGCAAAAGGGACTGCTGTACGCCGCCGCCCTGTCGCTGGCACTGGTGCCGGTGACGGTAGAGGGCCTGTTCTCCGTGGGGAAAGCCCTGCTGATGGCGGAGCTGCTGCTCCTCTCCCGCCGTCTGCCGCCCCTGACGGCGGGATTGGCGGGGGCCTGTGCGGGCCTTGCGGCGGATCTGGTGCCGGAGACACCGGCGCTGCTGCTGACGGTGGCCTACGGCTGCGGCGGAGCGCTGGCCGCCTTCTATGGCCGCCTGCCCCGCATCCTCCCGGCGGCGGCCTTTTCTCTGCCCATCATGGCCCTTGCGGTGCTGCTGGATGTCGGTCCTCCCCGACAGCTGCTGCTGTCATGTCTGGCGGGCGGTGCGGCCTATCTGCTGCTGCCCCGGCGCTGGCTGCCTCCCTGCGCAGAGCGTGCCGCCCGGGCGGATGCACCCGGAGAGACGGCAAAGCCCCGCCGGCTGGAGCAGTCCGCTGCGGCTCTGCGCTCCCTGTACGACAGCTTCTTCCGGGACACGGCCCCGGCCCCGCCGGAGAATCCCTCGGTGATCTTCGACCGGGCGGCGGAGCAGGTGTGCCGCTCCTGCGTCCTGTGCGCCAACTGCTGGCAGCAGAACTATAACGCCACCTACAACGCCTTCAATGATGCCTGTCCGGCGCTGCTGCGCCGTGGCACGGCCCAACCGGAGGATTTCCCCCTGTACTTCACCGCCCGGTGCGTCCATCTGCGGGAGTTTATCGCCGCCGTCAACGAGGAACTGCGGCTTTTCCTCCTGCGCCGCCAATATCATCGCCAGCTGAGCTGCTCCCGCCGTCAGGCTCAGGAGCAGTACGCCCAGATGGGGGATCTGCTGGCGGCAGCAGCCCACGCCCCGGCGGAGGAGCCCACCGTCCCCATGGGCTATCGGGTGTCCTCGGCCCTGCGCCCCAAGGAGGGACAGCAGCTGTGCGGCGACCAGCTGGCCACGGTGGAGACCGGCGGGATGCTGTACCTCCTGCTCTCCGACGGCATGGGCAGCGGCCCGGAGGCCCACCGGGAGGCGGCGCTGACGGTGCGGCTGCTGGAGCAGTTCCTGCGGGCGGGCATTGAACCGGCTCCGGCCCTCAAGACCCTGAACTCGGCGCTGGCCCTGCGGGGAGAGACCGGCGGAGCCTTCACCACCATCGATCTTTTGGCTCTGCGCCGCTCCACCGGCGAGGCCACCCTCTATAAATACGGCGCTGCGCCCTCCTATCTCAAGCACACCGCCCACGTTACCCGCTTCACCGCCCATTCCCTTCCGGCGGGGCTGCAGGCCACGGCGGAGCCGCCGGAGGTCACTCGGCTGGCCCTCCCGGCAGGCAGCTATTTTGTCATGATCTCCGACGGCATCGCCGACGAGAACAGCGACGAGTGGCTGCAAAATCTGCTGGCGGGGTGGAACGGCACCGACGTCCACGCCCTGACGGCGCTGATCCTGTCGGAATCCCGCAGCCGCAGGGGACTGGAGGACGACTGCGCCGTGCTGGCGGTACACCTGCCCCTGCCGGGAGAAAACCGCCCCCGGCAGGTATAA
- a CDS encoding nucleoside deaminase produces MHEEYMRQALALAQEAAAHGEVPVGCVIVREGQIVGRGRNRREEKQHTSSHAEMEAIRQANEVLGTWRLDDCTLYVTLEPCPMCAGAILNARIPRVYYGARDREMGACGGVLNLFMEDFPHPPALVGGVLAEDCRRVLTDFFRNLR; encoded by the coding sequence ATGCACGAGGAATATATGCGTCAGGCGCTGGCGCTGGCTCAGGAGGCCGCCGCCCACGGCGAGGTACCGGTGGGCTGCGTCATCGTCCGGGAGGGGCAGATCGTGGGCCGGGGCCGCAACCGCCGGGAGGAGAAGCAGCACACCTCCTCCCACGCTGAAATGGAGGCCATCCGGCAGGCCAACGAGGTCCTTGGCACCTGGCGGCTGGACGACTGCACCCTCTATGTGACGCTGGAGCCCTGTCCCATGTGCGCCGGGGCCATCCTCAACGCCCGCATTCCACGGGTCTATTACGGCGCACGGGATCGGGAGATGGGTGCCTGCGGCGGGGTGCTGAACCTGTTCATGGAGGACTTCCCCCACCCACCGGCGTTGGTAGGCGGGGTGCTGGCGGAGGACTGCCGCCGGGTGCTGACGGATTTCTTCCGAAATCTCCGATAA
- the rpsI gene encoding 30S ribosomal protein S9 encodes MYQSKNPYMYGTGRRKSSVARVHLFPNGTGSITINGRDIDDYFGLETLKMVVRQPLNTTGTLGKVDIVATVEGGGVSGQAGALRHGISRALLLVNPEYRAALKKAGFLTRDPRMKERKKYGLKAARRAPQFSKR; translated from the coding sequence ATGTATCAGTCTAAGAATCCCTATATGTACGGCACCGGCCGTCGTAAGTCCTCCGTGGCCCGTGTGCATCTGTTCCCCAACGGCACCGGCTCCATCACCATCAACGGCCGTGATATCGACGATTACTTCGGTCTGGAGACCCTGAAGATGGTGGTTCGCCAGCCCCTGAACACCACCGGCACTCTGGGCAAGGTGGATATCGTGGCTACCGTCGAGGGCGGCGGCGTGTCCGGTCAGGCCGGTGCTCTGCGCCATGGCATCAGCCGCGCACTGCTGCTGGTAAATCCCGAGTACCGTGCCGCCCTAAAGAAGGCAGGCTTCCTGACCCGTGATCCTCGTATGAAGGAGCGTAAGAAGTACGGCCTCAAAGCCGCTCGTCGCGCTCCGCAGTTCAGCAAGCGCTGA
- a CDS encoding asparaginase, protein MKKILMIGTGGTIASEMTPEGLTPELNTHQLLAYLPRIAQLCHVDCIQLYSLDSTSIHPTHWLGTAQAIREHYDDYDGFVISHGTDTMAYTAAALSYLVQDSPKPIILTGAQKPIWFDGTDSKRNLTDAFLYACRGCGGVQIVFNGRVILGTRARKTYSKSFRAFSSVNYPDLAVVQDEHLLQYIRCESRPRPLFYDRLDPHVGLLKLIPGTEDALAEFMLDRYDGLIIESFGVGGLPEYDGGHLYDVVRRGVERGKIVVMTTQVPNEGSDLTVYHVGGHLKSTLRLLEAYDMTTEAAVAKLMWIMGQTREFSEVERLFYQPVAQDILRFGDE, encoded by the coding sequence ATGAAAAAGATCCTCATGATCGGCACCGGCGGCACCATCGCCTCGGAGATGACGCCGGAGGGCCTGACACCGGAGCTGAACACCCACCAGCTGCTGGCCTATCTCCCCCGCATCGCCCAGCTGTGCCATGTGGACTGCATCCAGCTGTACAGTCTGGACAGCACCAGCATCCATCCCACCCACTGGCTGGGGACGGCCCAAGCCATCCGGGAGCACTACGACGACTACGACGGCTTCGTCATCAGCCACGGCACGGACACCATGGCCTATACGGCGGCAGCCCTGAGCTATCTGGTACAGGACAGCCCCAAGCCCATCATCCTCACCGGCGCCCAGAAGCCCATCTGGTTCGACGGCACCGACTCCAAGCGCAATCTTACCGATGCCTTTCTCTACGCCTGCCGGGGCTGCGGCGGCGTGCAGATCGTCTTTAACGGGCGGGTCATTCTGGGGACCCGTGCCCGCAAGACCTACTCCAAGAGTTTCCGGGCCTTCTCCAGCGTCAATTACCCCGATCTGGCGGTGGTGCAGGACGAGCATCTGTTACAGTACATCCGTTGTGAGAGCCGGCCACGGCCGCTATTTTATGACCGCCTGGACCCCCATGTGGGGCTGCTGAAGCTGATCCCCGGCACGGAGGATGCGTTAGCGGAGTTCATGCTGGACCGCTACGACGGCCTCATCATCGAGAGCTTCGGCGTAGGCGGCCTGCCGGAATACGACGGCGGACACCTCTACGACGTGGTACGCCGTGGGGTGGAGCGGGGCAAGATCGTGGTCATGACCACGCAGGTCCCCAACGAGGGCAGCGACCTGACGGTATACCATGTGGGGGGACACCTGAAGAGCACCCTCCGGCTGCTGGAGGCCTACGACATGACCACCGAGGCCGCCGTGGCCAAGCTCATGTGGATCATGGGGCAGACCCGTGAATTTTCGGAGGTGGAGCGGCTGTTTTACCAGCCTGTGGCGCAGGATATCCTCCGCTTCGGGGACGAATAA
- a CDS encoding ATP-binding protein, translating to MQHILGQVRRCVEDYHMIEAGDKVAVGVSGGKDSLLTLTALARLRDFYPLPFQVEAITLETGTPGMSFDAVAELCRELEVPYTRIHVPVYQIVFEERKEKNPCSLCAKLRRGSLNTALTERGIHKIALGHHYDDAIETLLMNLLFEGRIGCFQPVTYLDRTGITQIRPLLYCREDDIRRTVERLRLPVVHNPCPANGSTRRQEVKDLIHQLEGRYPDIKQKLFGSLQRYPLYGWNLEQQER from the coding sequence ATGCAGCATATTTTAGGACAGGTCCGCCGCTGCGTGGAGGACTATCACATGATCGAGGCCGGGGACAAGGTGGCCGTGGGCGTCTCCGGCGGCAAGGACAGCCTGCTGACCCTGACGGCTCTGGCCCGGCTGCGGGACTTCTACCCCCTCCCCTTTCAGGTGGAGGCCATCACGCTGGAGACCGGCACGCCGGGCATGAGCTTTGACGCCGTGGCGGAGCTGTGCCGGGAGCTGGAGGTCCCTTACACCCGCATCCATGTGCCGGTATACCAGATCGTGTTTGAAGAGCGCAAAGAAAAGAACCCCTGCTCCCTCTGCGCCAAGCTGCGGCGGGGCAGCCTGAACACAGCGCTGACGGAGCGGGGGATCCACAAGATCGCACTGGGTCATCACTACGACGATGCCATCGAAACGCTGCTGATGAATCTGCTGTTTGAGGGGCGCATCGGCTGCTTCCAGCCGGTGACGTATCTGGACCGCACGGGCATCACCCAGATCCGCCCACTGCTGTACTGCCGGGAGGATGACATCCGCCGCACGGTGGAGCGGCTCCGCCTGCCGGTGGTCCACAACCCCTGTCCTGCCAACGGCTCCACCCGCCGACAGGAGGTGAAGGATCTGATCCATCAGCTGGAGGGGCGCTATCCCGACATCAAGCAGAAGCTTTTCGGCAGTCTCCAGCGCTACCCTCTCTATGGCTGGAATCTGGAGCAGCAGGAGCGCTGA
- a CDS encoding CvpA family protein, producing MNTNWNDPNFQGFGGRQSPFGKRPPRPKKEHKAIGTPLSRTLINLAVTLIFAAVYFYVVLPPINLQAEEFYFFMLLCCAVYCGCAVLTSGFQGSGAKGYFGFVKKQCRIPMIIAVALVAVAIVGGIVGWQVIRAGSYRDLLTVETGDFATEVEEISYDQIPMLDKDSAEKLGNRKLGELSDMVSQFEVAEEYTQINYKGRPVRVTPLRYGDWIKWFNNRSEGLPAYLIIDMVTQNVEVVRLEQGIRYTTAEHFGRNLYRYLQFHYPTYIFDKPAFEIDEGGNPYWVCPRIRKTIGLFGGTDIDGAVLVNAVTGEHQYYDAKDVPDWVDHVYTADLIVQQYDYHGTYIHGFINSLFGQRDVTVTTDGYNYIAIGDDVYMYTGITSVVSDQSNIGFILSNQRTKETRFYSVAGAEEYSAMDSARGQVQQMNYTATFPLLLNIADQPSYFMALKDAAGLVKMYAMVNVSQYQIVATGGSVAECESNYRQMLARYNLIDPADTEPSASDQGEVTGVIADLRSAVMDGNTWYYLQLSDGTVYYTISAAEAPEAVILNVGDTVTVKYAEGEGSILQAYSVAKAVPAA from the coding sequence ATGAACACCAACTGGAACGACCCCAATTTTCAGGGCTTCGGCGGCAGGCAGAGTCCCTTTGGGAAGCGGCCTCCACGGCCCAAAAAGGAGCACAAGGCCATCGGCACGCCCCTGAGCCGCACCCTCATCAATCTGGCGGTGACGCTGATCTTTGCGGCGGTGTACTTCTATGTGGTGCTGCCGCCCATCAATTTGCAGGCGGAGGAGTTCTATTTCTTCATGCTGCTGTGCTGCGCTGTGTACTGCGGCTGCGCCGTGCTGACCTCCGGGTTTCAGGGCAGCGGGGCCAAGGGCTACTTTGGCTTCGTGAAGAAGCAGTGCCGCATCCCCATGATAATAGCCGTGGCGCTGGTGGCCGTGGCCATCGTGGGCGGTATCGTGGGCTGGCAGGTGATCCGGGCCGGGTCCTACCGGGATCTGCTGACGGTGGAGACCGGTGACTTCGCCACCGAGGTGGAGGAGATCAGCTATGACCAGATCCCCATGCTGGACAAGGACTCCGCCGAGAAGCTGGGCAACCGCAAGCTGGGTGAGCTGTCGGACATGGTGTCCCAGTTTGAGGTGGCGGAGGAGTACACTCAAATCAACTACAAGGGCCGCCCGGTGCGGGTGACGCCCCTGCGGTACGGGGACTGGATCAAGTGGTTCAACAACCGCTCTGAGGGTCTGCCCGCCTATCTCATTATCGACATGGTGACCCAGAATGTGGAGGTGGTGCGTCTGGAGCAGGGCATCCGCTACACCACCGCCGAGCACTTCGGCCGCAACCTCTATCGCTATCTGCAGTTCCACTACCCCACCTATATCTTTGACAAGCCGGCCTTCGAGATCGACGAGGGCGGCAATCCCTATTGGGTCTGCCCCCGGATCCGGAAAACCATCGGACTCTTTGGCGGCACGGACATCGACGGGGCCGTGCTGGTGAACGCCGTCACCGGTGAGCATCAGTACTATGACGCCAAGGATGTGCCGGACTGGGTGGATCACGTCTACACGGCGGATCTCATCGTCCAGCAGTACGACTACCACGGTACCTATATCCACGGCTTCATCAACTCCCTGTTCGGCCAGCGGGATGTCACCGTCACCACCGATGGCTATAACTACATCGCCATCGGAGACGACGTGTATATGTACACCGGCATCACGTCGGTGGTGTCGGATCAGTCCAACATCGGCTTCATCCTCTCCAACCAGCGCACCAAGGAGACACGTTTTTACTCCGTGGCCGGCGCCGAGGAGTACTCCGCCATGGATTCGGCACGGGGGCAGGTGCAGCAGATGAACTACACCGCCACCTTCCCTCTGCTGCTGAACATCGCAGATCAGCCCAGCTACTTCATGGCGCTGAAGGACGCCGCCGGTCTGGTGAAGATGTACGCCATGGTCAACGTCAGTCAGTACCAGATCGTGGCCACCGGCGGCAGCGTGGCGGAATGCGAGAGCAACTATCGCCAGATGCTGGCCCGGTATAACCTCATTGACCCGGCGGATACGGAGCCCTCCGCTTCGGATCAGGGGGAGGTCACCGGCGTCATCGCTGACCTCCGCAGCGCCGTTATGGACGGCAACACCTGGTACTACCTCCAGCTCTCCGACGGCACGGTGTACTACACCATCTCCGCCGCCGAGGCTCCGGAGGCCGTGATCCTCAACGTGGGCGACACGGTGACGGTGAAGTATGCCGAGGGCGAGGGCAGCATCCTGCAGGCTTACAGCGTGGCCAAGGCCGTCCCGGCGGCGTAA
- a CDS encoding pro-sigmaK processing inhibitor BofA family protein — MSGIEIGALCVVGAFLLFAAVRLFRGPVKLALRVLVNSALGFGAVWLLNLTAAVTGIRLGLNVFNALFIGVLGVPGFGLLLLLQWVLA, encoded by the coding sequence ATGTCCGGTATAGAGATCGGCGCACTGTGCGTGGTGGGGGCGTTTTTACTGTTCGCCGCCGTGCGTCTGTTCCGGGGGCCGGTGAAGCTGGCCCTGCGGGTGCTGGTGAACTCGGCGCTGGGCTTCGGGGCGGTGTGGCTGCTGAACCTCACCGCCGCCGTCACCGGCATCCGGCTGGGACTTAACGTGTTCAACGCCCTCTTCATCGGGGTGCTGGGTGTTCCCGGCTTCGGCCTGCTGTTGCTGCTGCAATGGGTGCTGGCGTGA